Proteins co-encoded in one Opitutus terrae PB90-1 genomic window:
- a CDS encoding TrbI/VirB10 family protein produces MNPRTLRNFLTSKFGLFVVFVIVLFTGLALYGRHQAAERQAARLAAQSTKKIEIGRMRAPLSEGLEDGVPQEARPPGAAATAANGGIVPFRPVPPPTTVARERAAPPAPPPEKPRKIRYPSLLTAYEPSPSPPPREAPPPERFIPFGTLLKCKLVNTVDSANLATPVIAVLLEDVWQNGERVIPANTLVHGSAQAGRLRDRITAAGTWRFVWQDGRELAFTGVALDREYDHDIDGYGITDGSAGLKGRLMAADDLQELKMLAAAALSGFARGTQDRTQTALGSTITGSVSNGVREGVGEVFELYAHRTLKDIEQNGYFVRVPAGKEFYVYVVETVDPQQAKVAGVKLKTSASAPEPVSAETKG; encoded by the coding sequence ATGAATCCGCGCACCCTCCGGAACTTTCTGACGAGCAAGTTCGGGCTCTTCGTCGTGTTCGTGATCGTGCTGTTCACCGGGCTGGCGCTCTACGGCCGGCATCAGGCCGCGGAACGGCAGGCGGCGCGCCTGGCGGCGCAGAGTACCAAGAAAATCGAGATCGGCCGGATGCGGGCGCCGCTCAGCGAAGGGCTGGAGGACGGCGTGCCGCAGGAAGCGCGGCCACCGGGCGCCGCAGCAACGGCGGCGAACGGCGGCATCGTGCCGTTTCGTCCGGTCCCTCCACCGACAACGGTCGCGAGGGAACGCGCCGCGCCGCCAGCGCCGCCACCGGAGAAGCCGCGCAAGATCCGCTATCCCTCCCTGCTGACGGCCTACGAGCCGTCACCGTCTCCGCCGCCACGGGAGGCGCCCCCGCCGGAGCGATTCATCCCGTTCGGCACGCTTTTGAAATGCAAACTCGTCAACACGGTCGACAGCGCGAACCTGGCTACCCCGGTCATCGCGGTGCTGCTGGAAGACGTGTGGCAAAACGGGGAGCGGGTGATACCGGCCAATACGCTGGTGCACGGCAGCGCCCAGGCCGGGCGGCTCCGCGACCGAATCACCGCCGCCGGCACCTGGCGATTTGTGTGGCAGGATGGGCGCGAACTGGCCTTCACCGGCGTAGCATTGGATCGTGAATACGATCACGACATCGACGGCTACGGGATCACCGACGGCTCGGCCGGGCTGAAAGGCCGGCTGATGGCGGCGGACGATCTGCAGGAATTGAAGATGCTGGCGGCCGCCGCGCTCAGCGGGTTCGCGCGCGGGACGCAGGACCGCACCCAGACCGCGCTCGGCAGCACGATCACGGGTTCCGTTTCGAACGGGGTGCGCGAGGGCGTGGGCGAAGTGTTCGAACTCTACGCGCACCGCACGCTGAAAGACATCGAACAGAACGGCTACTTCGTGCGCGTGCCCGCGGGCAAGGAATTCTACGTCTACGTCGTCGAAACCGTCGATCCGCAGCAAGCCAAGGTCGCCGGTGTGAAACTGAAAACGTCGGCGTCCGCGCCGGAGCCCGTGTCCGCCGAAACGAAGGGATGA
- a CDS encoding AAA family ATPase, giving the protein MTAAHSRETLRALPTRLRGAIIGQDEAVRTVVERLQHGELGLTQRGRPKASFLFLGPTGVGKTELSLRFTEDLIGPGRLVRLDMSEYQTPDRLGLLLGTSRDDPGRIAEGFDACAGVGTLLFDEIEKAHPRVLNILLQLLDVARLTTGGNRVLDFSPWYCVLTSNLGSQRILTMRKSKYETMERLVRQEAQRELSPELFARITATVVFNKLGYEAQCGIAAAMLANELREQAARGYAMTADANAVEVIVQQGYDDRLGARPMRDATERLVRNALAEDLLNQGRGIGRLRAHPAGIKLELLPAATAAAA; this is encoded by the coding sequence ATGACCGCCGCCCACTCCAGGGAAACCCTGCGTGCGCTGCCGACCCGGCTGCGTGGGGCGATCATTGGGCAGGACGAGGCCGTGCGCACCGTGGTCGAGCGGCTCCAACATGGTGAACTCGGGTTGACCCAGCGCGGCCGACCGAAAGCGAGCTTCCTGTTTCTTGGTCCGACCGGCGTGGGCAAGACGGAGCTGAGCCTGCGGTTCACGGAAGATCTGATCGGGCCGGGCCGTCTCGTGCGGCTGGACATGTCGGAGTACCAGACGCCGGATCGGCTCGGACTGCTGCTTGGCACCTCGCGAGACGATCCGGGCCGGATTGCCGAAGGGTTCGATGCGTGTGCCGGCGTGGGAACGCTGCTCTTCGATGAAATCGAAAAGGCGCACCCACGAGTTTTGAATATTCTGCTGCAACTGCTCGATGTCGCGCGGCTGACGACCGGCGGCAACCGGGTGCTCGATTTCTCGCCCTGGTATTGCGTGCTCACGAGCAACCTCGGATCGCAACGCATCCTGACGATGCGCAAGTCGAAATACGAAACCATGGAGCGGCTGGTGCGGCAGGAGGCGCAACGCGAACTCAGCCCGGAGTTGTTCGCCCGGATCACCGCGACCGTCGTTTTCAACAAGCTTGGCTACGAGGCGCAGTGCGGCATCGCGGCGGCGATGCTCGCGAACGAACTGCGCGAGCAGGCCGCGCGCGGCTACGCGATGACGGCCGACGCGAACGCGGTCGAAGTGATCGTTCAGCAGGGTTACGATGATCGACTCGGCGCGCGGCCGATGCGCGATGCGACGGAGCGGCTGGTGCGCAATGCGCTCGCGGAGGATTTACTCAACCAGGGTCGCGGGATCGGCCGGTTGCGAGCGCATC